TTTGCAGATGCTAAGTCGCTTGTTTCAGTGGGGAAGGAATTGAGAAAGCTGCTTTCAGTTCCAATTAGTTGATCATTTAACTGTATGAGCAATGTCGTTCTTTATGATGATTGACCATTCTAATGCTAGTGGATGATTTTGTCGCTAGTAAAATACTTGTGctgtattaggaaaaaaaaaaaaaaaaagaaggagaattTGTCTGTAATTATTTCAGCATAATATAAAATGAGCATCTTCAGCCTGCTAGTTTGCATACTGGAAGGCAGCTGGAGTTTTTACTACTCAAAAGGGACTACTACTGCCTTAAAGCCAGCAAGATCCTTCTGTTTGATATAGATAACTGCTAGATATCTACCCCTAAAACCCCCAACCATTTAACTCCCCATGTGCTTCACCTTGGGAAAAGGATGTTGTAATACAACTGCTTGTGATCTGCAAGGCTTTAGAGATATTCCTATCTGTGTACCACATAAATCTGACCAAAACCACACATTTTAATGCAGAATAcctttatatataaaatgttttgACTGAGCTCAAGATGATGGAGAGGTGGAACCAGGTAAAGACTTGGCTTTCCTAACAGATCTAACTCATTGTCAGTCTCAGCCATTCCGGCAGCAGATCTGAACCTAATTTTCCCCTTACTGGAGAATCTCAGGGAAGATGATTACTTGTGCAAGCTGAAATGTTTCTACAGAAGTTATAAGATAAAGATATGCCCCAGCAAAGTTAATGGCAGCATTCCCATCATCTTTAATGGGAcagaattttcttctgtttcttggGGTCTCactaattactttttaaatgcaaatatctgccaccccccaaaaaaacccaaaacccccaaaaacaaccacatTACAAACGCCTAAGCCTATAAAGCACTGTATAAAGAAGTATAAACTTGCCTTGAAGGAACAAATGTCATTTTTAAGTGCTTTTGGCAGTTCAGGCTTAAGACACATTTCTTGTCACATTTTCCAGAATTAAATTATATATCTCTGTCCTCAGTGTTGCAGAGTATCTTAAATTCTGCAGTCATTGTTAATTAATGTGTTTCTCAACATCTATGTTAATATATGTGGCATTAGGCATTAGATATGTGTGTTTTAAATATaggaaaaacaaatattaaaaatgctgaGGCCATTTTTTGCTTCACTGACTAAAATCAGACTTAATGCATTAATATTCCAATTTAGAATGAAAGCTGAATCTCAAATATACTGAGTACATAGCAGGGACATTATGTTCCTAATACAGAGTACGTCATCCTACAATATTATCTTCACTGAAGCATTTGTTTGTAGTTTTGTGGTGTCTAACGGAGTTTTGTAAAAGTGTTGTTTTCTTGTGAGCAATTAATGAAATCCTGAAATTTCTTGTTGCAGAACTTGGGATCAATTTTGAGCATATATGGCAGAAAACATTAACAGTTCTAAATCCCATGAAGCCTGCAGATGGCAGCATTATGAATGAGACAGACCTCACTGGACCTATGGTTTTCTGTTTGGCCCTTGGAGCAACATTGCTGATGGTAGGATGTCATAGAAATCTTCAGGGATTTCTTTTCTAACAAGCTCATGCCTAGGTGATAATGAGTGTGAAGCTGCAGAAGATGTAGTACCAGCATAAAAAGAGTCATTTGCTGCCAGTTATTCTGGGATTATGTGTTAAAAATTCCTCCTACTTTCAAAGCACCTGcttaaaatttaaatgtaatGTAAAGGTGACATAGGTAAAGTGATGTATTACTTCCAGTGGAAAGAGGAGACCACACCATTTTAGCGTGGGATTTTATATGAACAAAAGGACAGATCTGTGCCATATATAATCTGGAAAGGCTCTGAACAGGTTTTAAAGGAGGGAATAAAAAGGAATAGCATGCCAGCCCAGTTTTTCTAACACTCTTGCTACTTCTTTGGAATTACTTTCTTTCAATGTTATTTTAGAGAGTGCAGAGACAGatagactaaaaaaaaaaatatacaactagaataattagaaaaaaaagaaattgaaacagTCTTTTCCCTCCCACCCCCTTAAATTTGCAATGCCTTCCTATAAATTTGCTAGTACCTATTTTATATtcttattttatattctttgtTCTGCTTAACAAAATATAGTAGCCTGTATTTGACCTCCTTCTTCTGTATGAATGCAGCTTTCCTACAGGAGCAAAGTTAACAGGGTTGTGCAGAACTCCAAATTCATCTATATACCCCTGGCAACGGGGGCTCTCCCGTGTTGCTGAAGTACAGCTCTGCCTGCCAACAGCAATTCATCAGACAGCAGTAAGGCGGGACCTTTCTGGGAAGGGCTTTACTGCCCTGCAACTGAGGTCAGAGGAAAGGGGCTCTAATTCTCCATTTCCTCGGTGATAAATAGTGCTGAATCAGAAGATTCTTGAAAGTTCTTACTCAATTTGTAATGTCAATGCAGTACCTTGAATGTGCAAACTGCTATATAAATGGCAAGTAGCATTATTATTTATGttcccataaaaataaaaatcttttaaaagggtggaagggcaggaggaaagggaataaaatgaaaagaaggtGGGAAGCTAGAGAAGACAGTCTATTTTCCACCTGGAGAAATAAATGTATGAGGGTAGTAAAAAGAGAAAGTTGAATTAATTATAatcaagaaaatgaaaggaaagctAAAAGAAAGAACGGAAAAAATGTTTCCTGTTGACTTTTCTTCCTGAATAGCCAACAGTTATAATGAATATTAAACTATTATTATCgaaataaattactttaattATCATATTTTTGCTGAGATACTATGCATTTTAGGTGTCATTAGAAAGCCAAGTATTTTCAATGCTCCAATTTTAGGGCAGCAGAATACCTCTGACACAATCCAGTGTTTTTGTTCCATAACTTCCCAGCAGTAAGCCTTTGGGTTTATCTTAGAAATTCAGGCTACCATTTTATCTCAGATGTATTTGAATACTAACGTGTCTCTTCAGCTGTGTAAACTATGATATCCTTCTGTACCTAAATAAGTATCTTCTGATAGCACCAGGAACATAATTTGGTTGAGAGCTTGTTTCTAAAAATAATGTATACATTTTCTTTAGTTTCAGCTTTTTAACTATGGAAAATTATGCAAAGATATTCTTCAAAGGGTAGCAGtcctttcagagaaaaagaggaaagtgCTGCtagcctggcagcagcacttgTTCTTCCTCACCTTAGTGTAAAACAGGGCAGCTCCATTGTAGATAGAGAAACAATGGCAGCCCCAAATTTAGCAGAAGCCCAAGTCTCAGCTGCTTTGCATTTTACACTGTTGTTTGAATGAAATCAGATTTCCCCATCCTCTCCAGCCAACGGTGGTAGCACCCACTCCAGGCAGATGCAAGCAAGAACACAAAGTCTGACTTTCTGCTAACCTTGCTCCTTCCACAGGACAAATTTAGCTCTTTCCATTCATCAAAGCCTGTCAGACTAATCAAGCCTGATTCTGGTTTTGCTTACATCACTGTGAACTGGGAGTATTCCCATGTGTGTGAGTCAATATATTTACATATGTTAAGTAAGAATAAAATCAGAACCAACAtgttcagctgctttttttcttttttttttttacttctctcaCATCCTTGCACCACAAATCCAACATTTCACCAACCAGAGATCTCAGCTAGGTGCTGATGCTAGTGCTTCCTTCATCTCTGGCTCAGGAATTTTTTAATCTTAAACTAagctaataaataaatagtgcTGTGTAGAACAGTTATATACACTGAAACAGTCTAAAATATATCTTGTAGTTCATGCATCTGTTTTGAGACAGAACTTGATTTATAGCAAAGGCTGCCCCAAACCATTGTGAGTGTTAAACTTACTGTATTTCCTTAATGACTGGAGTTCTAGTTGATAATTATCTGAGCTAGTATTGCTCTCCCACACTATCTCTAGCAATCATTACTTTTATTTGTTCAAGCAATTTTCCCTGATTATTTTATACCACTAGTATGCAAATGCCGGCAAAAAAAAGTCTGTACCTAAGTAGGAAGATTTCTTTTGCTGTGATTTCAGGAATAGATCAGTCTTTATGGTGGAAGacagaaatggggaaaaggcCAGGATGCTGGAAGGATATATTGGCAACCTGGCTGGTCCTGACTTAACCTTGAGGactgggagcagaggagagctCAGCAGTGAGCCAGGTCAGAGTGCAGACAGGATAATGGTGCTGATGTAAAGTCAGGTCTTATTAACTCAGGTTGCATTTCACATTCATGAACTGCTCTCCAACAAGAGCTGGTGAGCTGCCACCAGCCTGCAGCATCGGGACTTCCAAGCTGTGTCATCACCAGGCCTTCTCCATGCTGCTGCTTTATGTCTGTCCAGCTCAAATACTGCTGGCATCCAGTGATCGATTTCCACATGCATGGATACAGAAAGAGAGGTCAGAAAAGGGTCCTCAAAGTTGATTTCCCCCAGATTTCATTAAAATGTAGGGATAAGTAAAGCCAGAGATCTTCTCAATCCTCCTTAGCCATCATGGAAGATAAACTAGCATCACAAAACATGATAAAAGCTTCAGCATGTTTCCACTTAATCTATCTCAACAGAATCCAACCATAAGCCACAGCATTATTAGGAAACAGAGACCTTCTATTAGTTTTGAGTCTTCTGTGGTTTGTCATATGCAATATATCTATAGATATGATATAtatagtgtgtgtgtgtgtgtgtgtgtgtgtatgtgtgtgtgtgtgtgtgtgtgtgtgtgtgaacaaGCACACTTGTGTTTTATGTATCTGCATACACCTTATTGTATATCAGGAAGGTGATGCATAATGGCCCTTCATTCGAGAAGTTCACTCATGGTTAACTCTGAGTTAATGGTTAAGTTCCAGGTCTGAACTTTCTCCTTCACAGGTGCGTTCTATCATTAGGATTCAaagttccaagaaaaaaaatagatttctgATTTATGAATGTTTATCTCATGTACAGATGTGAAAATGACAGTATTGCATAGCCAACTTTCAGCATTTAATTTGTTAGAAGCTTGAAGAGAGACAAAAACATATTTAACAGTCTTTTGTGATGGTTTATTTTGGGGAGTGAACAATGCCCTTATGCCTGGAGGGATCCTTCAAAATGATGGCAGGAGATGAAGGAATTGGTGGTGCTGTGGCCACAGTTGCCTGCTTTACTAGCTTTGTGTATAAATTAGAAAGCATCAAGCTCCAGGCTGCCAGGCTGGTACCTTTCATAGGCAATAAATTCAAACAAAGGAATAAAAcctagaagggaaaaaaaatctgggatttttttcatttgttagaacaaaaaaagaacataAGCTGACAGTTACCGCTGAGTTTTATGTTGAAATGAACATGTTGTGTTGGTCTAAGCACAGAAATGTATCCTTCTCATGGTAGTCAAGGGAAAAACCAGTCACATTTGCCCTGAAAACCACCATAATTTAAGCAaaattttcccagttttttgCAGACCTGTTTATAGCTGAAGGTTTGTAATAAAATGTGAAGCACATCAGGTAACCTGGGTCATCATGTTACTTAGGACACTTTTTCACAGCCCCATATACACTTATTGAAAAGATATTTCCTGAGCCTAAACTGATTTTTAATGACTAAAATGTGCTTTCCATAATTTCTTCTTAGTTTGTTGCCAGTTAAACTTTCCCAAATCTCTCAACCAATTCCAGTTGTGCTCAGAGACCCATAAGTAAGTGAGAATCAGCCTTGTAAGTTTAAGTTAGCAACCAGCACATTTTGTCAATTGCActttggaattatttttatgCAAAAATCACTCAAAAGTATCACCTGTGGTTCACAACTGAACTGATGCAGGTGAAGCAGAGAGGAAGTGTCAACAAGAAATAACAAACATAAACCTAAATGTGTCTTCTGCTAGCACTTAGTGATCACTGCCACTTCTGCCAGCTCATACTTCCTCTTATTTATTCCAGGCAGGGAAAGTTCATTTTGGCTACGTGTACGGGATGAGTGCCATCGGGTGCCTTGCCATGCATGCCCTGCTGAACCTGATGAGCGTCTCGGGAGTCTCTCACGGCTGTGTTGCAAGTGTGCTGGGCTACTGCCTGCTGCCCATGGTCCTCCTGTCCTCTGCTGCAGTTCTCTTCTCTCTGCAGTAAGTACCAGCCTATGGCAGTGGGAGTCCTGTGAAGGACAGTAAGTCAGGTGGCTGGCGTTGTGCAAAACATTTTATAAGTGGTCGTGTAGTAAATTTTGGTTTCTAAAACTGTAACACCAGTTTGATTTTATGTTTAGGTGGAAACAGACAAAACTGGACTGTATTTGAGAGGGCTGTATGCATAATTTAGATGAGTCTTCAATTCCACTTCATTCCATTTGGACTGGGAGCGCTTTTGATTTTTGCAGCAGCTTCAgatgtgatttttgttttgcagagcCAAACTGAGGTatcaattttaaaagcaatttctgAACTTTGGGCTTATATAGCTAGTTCTCTTGCCTCTTTTTTGTTCATAGCATCTGGCCTCCCATCTTTATGTTTACTTTCCTACTGACTTCTGTAGGACAGAATGAAATAGCCAAGTTACCCTTAATGATGTGGAGAATTCGGACAAGATATAAGTAGActtgtgtgacagtgttcacaggggttcttggatgagggaagagacgaaaGTTGTTGACTCcgtgttcagaaggcttgatttattattttatgatatatatatattacattataactatactaaaaagaaatagaaggaaagggttcatctcagaaggctagctaagaatagaatggaatgagTAACAAAGGTCGGTGGCAtagacagagagtccaagctaactgggctgtggttggccattaattgtaaacatccaagatgggccaatcacagatggacctgttgcattccagagcagcagataaccattgtttacattttgttgctgaaacctctcagcttctcagcaggaaaaaatcctaagaaaaggattttcataaaagatgtctgcgacagactTGTATATTCTGAAGTATAGTCATGCAAGTGCAAGCCtgaaaaaagcagaatattttgaaaaacCAAATGTGTAGTGATGTAAGTATCTATGCGCATGTGGGGGGTTGTTCAGTCATATTGTCTGAATAGGAAACTTTTTGGCAAGCCTCTCATTTCTCCTCGTTCAGGAAGCCCTTTGAGACAGAGTGTTTATCTCCCTGTTCACTCACAGCAAAGTACAAGCAAGTTCCAGATCTTGCCTGAAGGCCTTGAGCAGTGCTTTTGTCTATTGTTAACATGTTATTAATGATGGTTTCCCTCCTTATTCTTTTTTGTTCTCTCATATTTTTAACTCTCCAGTCTGTAACATATGGAACCTAGCAGCTGATGAACGAGAAAATGCccatgtttgttttctttggaaaagcatttttcttacATATgtgcatatttatttatttattttttaaggaaattatATGGTGGAATgaatttttggaaaaaattctTGTTGCATGTTTCTGAGAAGCTATGATGGCTTAACCTGACCATATCCCATGTATTACAGTGTTTCTGAGCTGTCTTTGATAAGATGGATGATGACACTAAAGAAGCTGTTTATTCTCTGTTCTCCTACACTTCCCATATTTTCTTGATTAACCTGTTTAATAATCCAGTCTAATAAAATGTGCAGATACATAATCATAAGACAGATGGGGTGAATTCCAAACCAGCTGTTACAACTGTGCAGGGTACTGTTTTCTGTACATGGAGTCCCCAGGCAGACACTACACGTTTGTAAAATGCTGTGAATTTACAGAAAGCCCATCTTTTGAAAATCTATAAATACTAAAATGTGATAGCCTTGACAAAAATGAACTGgtatttctgaaattaattgCTAACAGTAAGTACCTATTGACAGGATTCTGCAGTCCTTTCTCATTTGGTATATGAAACTGCTTGAACATATCAAGTACCAAGGTTAATTATTGCAAACATGCTATTAAAATTAAGTGGCAACTTTAAAATCCAAcatacatttcattttttttaattttaaaaaatattttgaatggtAAAAGAAAGAGCAATAcatttatgatttttaaaaatatttataaaaacattacTTCTATTTCAAAGTTCAAAGAAataatctggattttttttcaccaaaagtATACATAAGATAATGCACTCATCTATGGCAAAGATACATACTAATCtaataattttcaattttcatgATTAGCTATTTCcctgtaaataaataaagcaaaatatggAATGTTTGGAGTACTGAATAGTACCAAGGAGAATACCAGTTCTCTTACTCAAATTTGCATGGAACTAGATTTGTTTGTGTCCATCTATACTGTTTTCATGTGTGAGCCCAAGTTTATTAGGTTGTTTTTCTGGGAGAAATATCAATAGacttttttcctgcagaaagcaACAACAATTCTTTAATATCAAATCCCCAAACAGGGTGGTAAAGCTACTTCCTTAACTAAACAGTGAAGGAAGTTAATGTAAACATGAAGAAAGCAATTCTTACACCCAGCTGATACAGAGAACCCATTTGGTGACAGCATCTGCAGGATGTGAGAGAAAGAGAAGTGGAAATGGTCCACTCACATGTGTCCCTCCATCTCAATCTCACACCAGTACAGCCCCAGTCCTCTTGGCCATTGTAAGCATGACCTGTGCTTTTTGCCCTTCTGCCGTCTAGAGGATTTGACCCTCATGGACATGCCAGACAGAAAACTCTCTGCCAAACCATTCATTTTAGCAGTATCACATTGTTAGATTGAGGACTGAATTTGTAAGTGCACAAAGGTACCTCTTGATTCCAATATGATTTTTATGCCACCTTTCCATCCTGCTCTCTGCCAGTCCTGGAGCAAACCATGAGAGGCCATTGGATTTCAATACAAGGTGGAGCAGTCACAGCTCTAAATTGTGCCAGGTTGTTACAGCCCCCAAAGAGTCATTATGTTAGCTGAAAATTTAATGTTCCTATTGcatcccatccctctgccaGCAAGGGTACCTGCTCAAagagccatccctgccagctctgaaTTTCTGGCTCACTGTTTAGGTGAGCAACTTAGCatctccttggaggagagaccAGCAACTTGCTTTGAAAAGCCCAGTCGAATTTCCCTAAATGCCACTATATTGGTTTAAAAAACACTTAAACCGAGGATATTAAATCACATGGtctttaatgttttatttttaacttgttGAAGTTGCAATGAGGTGCTGAGTCACCATGAAATCAattctttccttcctgcctcAAAGGCCCAAGAGCTGGCCTGGTGACTGGATTGCTAAGAAATCAACTATTTTATGTGATGTGAATGCATTAAGTAAACTAAGTCAATTACATAAGGACAGCTTTATTCATCATGGTTTAATTGCAATAATTATATTAGTGGAGATAATTTCTGATAAAAGGACCTACCTGAGTATGTATACACAGTCAGTTTTTCCCTTGTGCTTCTCTTATGCTGATGATTTGGGAGAGTGGGGAGCCAGGAGGGCCTTTAGGAAGTGGCAGAGGTTTATTCTTTCTCCAAGTCCTTGAGACTGACACAGCTAAAGTGTGCAAAGTAGCTATCTCATTATGTGCTTCAGCAGTGTATTATGCACATGATCTCATGCATTTTACAGAAGCAGGCTGCAAATAGAGTGCAAATAAAGCATATGTGGAACATTATTTATTGGCAAGATTTTGTTCCCACAGGGTTTAATAGTGAGCCCTCTGTAATCTGCAGGAGTATTTCAGTGGGCTTTTAACTGTAGTCCCATAATCATCAGTTCTCCAggcctccctgctcctggaaagGGGCACAGTGTAACTTCAAATGGGCTCAGCTGTCACCAAGAGGTAGGGTGGAAACTTACAGTCCTTTCAATGTGCAGAGAAGGATGCCAAGATaagcaaaatgtttttccttgGTGGTTCTTTTCCCACTCCTTACCTTGTGCTCAGTGTGCTCACTTTTTTAAAAGGCCAGTCAGGCTTTTTCCTGGGAGACCTTTCTGCCCGTCCAGCTGGTGTGAGTCTTTCAGAGCCTCTCCTGAGTGTCTAAGGCACCCTTAAAATCTGTTCTCTTTGTTATAAACTTGGCTAAATTTAATATTAAACTTAAGCAGCTGCATCTGCTGGAGACCCAGATTTATTTGTAAATGTGCAGTGTTCTTAGCAGTACTTCTGATTAAGCTTTTATCCAGGctgaacacatttttttctctttgtagttACAATTTTCATTTGCTCTCATGCCTGACTTTGATTGTGTCAGTTAGTTCTTGGTTCTTCCATTGGGTGTTACCCATCAATGACATAAACTTAAGTTTGGTAAGATTTGATGCTACACTTAGTAATATGTGGACTCTGTCATGTTTCTTTtgtgttattttgttttgttttgtttttctcctagGGGGACCCCAGGAACTGTGTTAGCCCTGTTTATTATTGGATGGTGCAGTTTGTCAGCCTCCAAAATTTTTACGTCTGCATTGGCTATGGAaggacagcagctcctgatTGCATACCCATGTGCTTTACTTTATGGACTTTTTGCACTTCTAACAGTTTTCTGAGATGTATTTTCTGGTAGTCTTCTCACAGGCTGTTTATGGTCGTTGGAGGGACAAGggtttatttacttattttcagATTGCCTAGAGTTAAGTTTCATTAACAAAATTAGATTCTCTGATTTACTGTTTATTTCTTAATGGCtgataatgaaataaaaaatcaagCTAACAGGTAGATAGTCTTAAAATAATGGTGTTTTGACAGTCATACAgcttaaagaaaagaaattatattgaGAAGGTAGTAAAAGTGcaaaaaaatatatcaattataattaaaattaaaaatcatgtTCTGAGTATTTATAGTATAATACATATGCTAGAGAGTAACTAGAATGCaattatgtaaatatttaatgGACATAGTAAATCAAgcaaaaatgcatatttatttgctttaaaaaaccaGCTTGCCATCTTATATAATTACTAATTATTGTCCAGAATTTATATGTTtgggtttgaggttttttctgTGACAAAAGACTGAGTGACCTGGTTTTGTGACATGGAAGAATTGGCCAGGAATAGGCTGATACAACAGAGGGAACCTAGGAATGTTGTcgtgttttttcttttttcttttaaagagtGCTGGTGTCCAAAACCCCATTGTACTGTTTTTAATGCACagtaatgttttattttgaaattttcacTAAACCACTGCCTGCTGTAACTGCAGGAAAGCACCAAACAAAGTAAAGGCAGCCCTAAAAATGTCTCCTGAAAGAACTGTATTTGAAcaggcaa
This sequence is a window from Melospiza georgiana isolate bMelGeo1 chromosome 5, bMelGeo1.pri, whole genome shotgun sequence. Protein-coding genes within it:
- the YIPF7 gene encoding protein YIPF7, producing MSSFEQFHIDFYQSNYTIEDQEEGCNSYGSDKNPSESRKRPAEEQPAGGAFVPSDMLLCPQQSYSGSILQPACSPDAPSQLGYVDGFDEEPPLLEELGINFEHIWQKTLTVLNPMKPADGSIMNETDLTGPMVFCLALGATLLMAGKVHFGYVYGMSAIGCLAMHALLNLMSVSGVSHGCVASVLGYCLLPMVLLSSAAVLFSLQGTPGTVLALFIIGWCSLSASKIFTSALAMEGQQLLIAYPCALLYGLFALLTVF